One region of Arthrobacter sp. StoSoilB22 genomic DNA includes:
- the miaA gene encoding tRNA (adenosine(37)-N6)-dimethylallyltransferase MiaA — MSLSSHELPQPVIAVVGPTGSGKSDLGVNLALALNGEVINADALQFYRGMDIGTAKITMEERRGVPHHLLDTMDVTEEASVADFQIECRAAITDIHSRGKRAILVGGSGLYVRAALDVLEFPGTDPELRRHLEEEYETQGLAPLRARLEEVDPVSAARLGDARRVIRALEVHGLTGRPFSSFMPQREYFQPALQIGLEVDREQLRHRLALRVHRMVEGGLRQEVERLEAIGLRKGKTASRALGYSQFLKVLDGELSTDAAAEETIVATRQFARRQLTWFRGDPRITWLDWQDQELVEKAVEAVLATGS, encoded by the coding sequence ATGTCGCTCTCCAGCCATGAACTTCCTCAGCCGGTCATTGCAGTTGTTGGTCCCACGGGTTCAGGGAAGTCGGACCTGGGCGTTAACTTGGCCCTGGCCTTGAACGGGGAAGTCATCAATGCCGACGCTTTGCAGTTTTACCGTGGCATGGATATCGGAACCGCCAAGATCACCATGGAGGAACGCAGGGGTGTGCCTCACCACTTGCTTGACACCATGGACGTCACAGAGGAAGCCAGCGTGGCGGACTTCCAAATCGAATGCCGCGCTGCCATCACTGACATTCACTCGCGGGGGAAGCGCGCCATCCTGGTGGGCGGTTCCGGCCTGTATGTACGCGCCGCCCTGGACGTCCTGGAATTCCCGGGCACGGATCCCGAGCTCCGCAGGCATCTGGAAGAGGAGTACGAAACGCAGGGGCTTGCGCCGTTGCGTGCCCGGCTTGAGGAAGTTGATCCCGTGTCGGCGGCCCGCCTTGGCGATGCCAGGCGAGTAATCCGTGCCTTGGAGGTGCACGGTCTCACTGGGCGCCCCTTTAGTTCATTCATGCCGCAGCGCGAGTACTTCCAGCCGGCTCTCCAGATCGGGCTGGAGGTTGATCGGGAGCAACTGCGGCATCGTCTGGCACTGAGGGTGCACCGGATGGTGGAGGGAGGCCTCCGGCAGGAAGTTGAACGGCTCGAGGCAATCGGCTTGCGGAAAGGCAAGACGGCTTCGCGAGCTTTGGGTTATTCCCAATTCCTGAAGGTTCTGGACGGGGAGCTGAGCACGGATGCTGCCGCCGAAGAAACCATCGTGGCTACCCGGCAGTTTGCGCGGCGCCAGCTGACGTGGTTCAGGGGAGATCCACGCATCACGTGGCTCGACTGGCAGGACCAGGAGCTTGTGGAGAAGGCAGTCGAGGCAGTCCTGGCGACCGGAAGTTAA
- the dapF gene encoding diaminopimelate epimerase: MDETAAIPARQPADADAPVTLSSLTGLTFSKGHGTGNDFVLIADPGDAHGITAEHVAQLCDRHVGIGGDGLIRAVPSRFLPEGRVALEEDADAEWFMDYRNGDGSLSEMCGNGVRVFVHFLIAEGLVDLGPGQTLTIGTRGGVKKVVRTVNGYAVDMGPWEFIFPEEATSKAMDALVSAEGLEVPRPGLSVSMGNPHTVVALAELSELSATQLFKAPVVDPKPANGTNVEFVVPAEPLVEDGIGTITMRVHERGVGETQSCGTGACAAAVAIRHWAGDTAPNDWHVKVPGGVVGVKFFPGAGGREHVELSGPAVIVATGTLS, from the coding sequence ATGGATGAAACCGCCGCAATTCCCGCCCGGCAGCCCGCAGATGCGGATGCTCCGGTGACACTTTCCAGCCTCACTGGTTTGACGTTTTCAAAGGGCCACGGAACAGGCAACGACTTTGTCCTGATTGCCGATCCTGGCGACGCGCATGGGATCACCGCCGAGCACGTGGCGCAGTTGTGCGACCGCCATGTGGGCATCGGCGGCGATGGCCTCATCCGAGCGGTGCCTTCCCGCTTTCTGCCCGAAGGCCGCGTCGCCCTGGAAGAGGATGCGGACGCTGAGTGGTTCATGGACTACCGCAACGGTGATGGTTCGCTCTCCGAAATGTGTGGCAATGGCGTGCGCGTCTTCGTTCATTTCCTGATCGCGGAGGGCTTGGTGGACCTGGGGCCCGGGCAGACCCTCACTATCGGCACACGCGGTGGCGTAAAAAAGGTTGTACGCACGGTCAACGGCTATGCCGTGGATATGGGCCCGTGGGAGTTCATTTTCCCCGAGGAAGCCACCAGCAAGGCCATGGATGCACTGGTCAGCGCCGAGGGCCTGGAAGTGCCAAGGCCCGGACTCTCCGTCAGCATGGGCAATCCCCACACGGTAGTTGCCCTTGCGGAACTTAGCGAGCTTTCAGCCACACAACTGTTCAAGGCGCCCGTGGTTGATCCCAAGCCCGCCAATGGAACCAACGTCGAGTTTGTGGTCCCCGCTGAGCCGTTGGTAGAAGACGGTATAGGGACCATCACCATGCGCGTTCACGAGCGTGGCGTGGGGGAGACACAGTCCTGCGGCACCGGCGCGTGTGCCGCCGCGGTCGCTATCCGTCACTGGGCGGGGGATACGGCCCCGAACGACTGGCACGTCAAGGTGCCGGGCGGCGTCGTGGGTGTGAAGTTCTTCCCCGGGGCAGGCGGCCGTGAGCATGTGGAACTCAGCGGCCCGGCCGTGATTGTGGCTACTGGGACGCTTTCCTGA
- a CDS encoding methyltransferase produces MESAHYFTAQPAGPFTRKPLTVELAGATRRLQTSSGIFSPDGVDKGTAVLFSEVPPPSPTGHLLDIGCGWGPIALTLGLMAPHAHVHAVDVNERCITLTNENAAALGLGNVTASLPHEVDPAVEFDTIWSNPPIRIGKDELHSLLLTWLPRLAPGGNAWLVVQKNLGSDSLQRWLAAELDSSYTVSRESTSKTFRIIRVRKASQ; encoded by the coding sequence ATGGAGTCTGCACACTATTTCACCGCCCAACCGGCCGGACCATTCACGCGCAAGCCACTAACCGTGGAACTTGCTGGAGCCACGCGCCGGCTGCAGACCTCGTCGGGTATCTTCAGCCCCGACGGCGTGGACAAAGGCACTGCAGTACTTTTCTCCGAAGTTCCACCGCCGTCACCCACGGGTCACCTTCTGGACATTGGCTGCGGCTGGGGTCCGATTGCGCTCACGTTGGGCCTGATGGCGCCACATGCTCACGTGCACGCCGTTGACGTCAACGAGCGTTGCATCACCTTGACCAATGAGAACGCCGCGGCGCTCGGCCTCGGCAACGTCACCGCCAGCCTCCCGCACGAGGTGGATCCCGCCGTCGAATTCGACACCATCTGGTCCAACCCGCCCATCCGCATCGGCAAGGACGAGCTCCACTCGCTGCTGCTGACGTGGCTGCCCCGGCTGGCGCCGGGAGGCAACGCCTGGTTGGTTGTGCAGAAGAACCTGGGCTCGGACTCCCTCCAGCGGTGGCTCGCCGCCGAACTGGACAGTTCTTACACGGTCTCCCGTGAAAGCACGTCCAAAACGTTCAGGATCATCCGGGTCAGGAAAGCGTCCCAGTAG
- the hflX gene encoding GTPase HflX yields the protein MTTQKHSGSDSDAQDMSPEQIQAVIDRILSKDVPAQASDDNDANGVFGKAQAISTLDQEHSIYDGDQEDLAERRALRRTAGLSTELEDVTEVEYRQLRLERVVLAGLWTEGTLADAENSLRELAALAETAGSEVLDGIVQRRQKPDPGTFLGSGKAQELKDIVAATGADTVVVDTELAPSQRRGLEDIVKVKVVDRTTLILDIFAQHAKSREGKAQVELAQLEYLLPRLRGWGDSMSRQAGGQVGGAGAGMGSRGPGETKIELDRRRIRTRMAKLRREIAAMKPARETKRANRRRNAVPSVAIAGYTNAGKSSLLNRLTDAGVLVENALFATLDPTVRKAQTPDGIGYTLADTVGFVRSLPTQLIEAFRSTLEEVADADLILHVVDASHPDPEGQIAAVRTVFTEVDARKVPEIIVLNKVDVADPFVVERLKQKEPRHAVVSTRTGQGIAELLEDISRSIPRPGVRLELLIPYDRGEMINKLHNSDSEILSLEHEENGTRVVVMVREGLAAELESFVSNG from the coding sequence ATGACCACCCAGAAGCACTCCGGATCCGATTCCGACGCCCAGGACATGAGTCCTGAACAAATCCAGGCCGTGATCGACCGGATTCTTTCCAAGGATGTACCTGCGCAGGCATCCGACGACAACGACGCCAACGGTGTGTTCGGCAAGGCGCAGGCGATTTCCACGCTGGACCAGGAACACAGTATTTATGACGGCGACCAGGAAGACCTGGCCGAACGCCGCGCCCTTCGGCGTACCGCGGGACTGTCCACCGAACTCGAGGACGTCACAGAGGTCGAATACCGGCAGCTGCGCCTGGAGCGCGTTGTCCTGGCCGGCCTGTGGACGGAGGGGACTCTTGCTGATGCGGAGAACTCCCTCCGTGAGCTCGCCGCCCTTGCCGAAACGGCTGGATCCGAGGTGCTGGACGGTATTGTTCAGCGCCGGCAGAAGCCGGACCCCGGGACCTTCCTCGGATCCGGCAAGGCCCAGGAGCTCAAGGACATCGTCGCCGCCACCGGCGCAGACACCGTAGTAGTGGACACGGAGCTTGCCCCGTCACAGCGACGCGGCCTTGAGGACATCGTGAAGGTCAAGGTAGTCGACCGGACCACACTGATCCTGGACATCTTCGCCCAGCACGCCAAGAGCCGCGAAGGCAAGGCCCAGGTTGAGCTCGCACAGCTCGAATACCTGCTCCCGAGGCTTCGTGGTTGGGGTGACTCCATGTCCCGTCAGGCCGGTGGCCAGGTGGGTGGAGCAGGCGCCGGCATGGGCTCGCGCGGTCCTGGTGAAACCAAGATCGAACTCGATAGGCGGCGAATCCGCACCCGCATGGCCAAGCTGCGTCGCGAAATAGCCGCGATGAAGCCGGCGCGCGAGACTAAGCGCGCCAACCGCCGTCGTAATGCTGTTCCGTCCGTCGCCATCGCCGGGTACACGAACGCCGGCAAGTCGTCCCTCCTGAACCGCCTCACGGACGCCGGTGTCCTGGTGGAGAACGCCCTGTTCGCCACCTTGGATCCCACGGTCCGCAAGGCGCAAACTCCGGATGGCATCGGCTACACCCTGGCAGATACCGTTGGGTTCGTTCGTTCATTGCCCACCCAGCTGATTGAGGCTTTCCGGTCTACATTGGAGGAAGTGGCGGACGCAGACCTGATCCTCCATGTGGTGGATGCATCACACCCCGATCCTGAGGGCCAGATCGCTGCTGTAAGGACCGTTTTCACCGAAGTGGATGCCCGTAAGGTTCCTGAAATCATCGTCCTCAACAAGGTCGATGTCGCGGATCCTTTTGTGGTGGAGCGCCTCAAGCAGAAGGAACCCCGCCACGCAGTGGTGTCCACCCGTACGGGCCAGGGCATTGCCGAACTGTTGGAAGACATCAGCCGATCCATTCCCCGGCCGGGCGTGCGCCTTGAACTGCTCATTCCCTACGACCGCGGGGAAATGATCAACAAACTGCACAATTCCGACTCGGAAATCCTCAGCCTTGAGCACGAGGAGAACGGGACCCGCGTAGTGGTCATGGTGCGCGAAGGCCTGGCCGCCGAACTGGAGTCATTCGTCAGCAATGGTTGA
- a CDS encoding ATP-dependent DNA helicase, with protein sequence MVEKVAADAVKSVGEKATLELLDRAVAGMGGQSRAGQHEMAKHVTRAIETGEHLLVQAGTGTGKSLAYLIPLIAHSMDSNKPTLVSTATLALQTQIVGRDLPRLLETINPALERPVNVALVKGRANYVCLQKLEGGFPSEEPSEGQLFSLGEDTSVPHFAASTGGPQSQLGKEVVRLREWAEKTTTGDRDELMPGVTDRAWRQVSVTSMECLGAQKCPVAEECFSELARSRAGEADVVVTNHAMLAVSAFEGLAVLPEYDVVVVDEAHELQDRVTGAVSGQLSVAMVHAAASSARKHTAITVDALNAAADSLDMAIAGVPNGLLPNGLNDEQLDCLDQLRDATRAALSDSKTDSSNAVDGGRQLARSRLMLILELCERMLAAKENREVVWFSRNSTFDPQQGYSPPDETAPALINIAPLSVAGRLREGLFAGHTVVLTSATLAIGSAFEPAAGGLGLIGDGAPSWTGIDVGSPFDYPKQGVLYVAKHLPKPGRGTSPEALDELEDLIRASGGGALCLFSSRRAAEEAADAMRLRLDVDILCQGESTMAALVKQFADEPDTCLFGTMSLWQGVDVPGGSCRLVVIDRIPFPRPDDPLMTARSRAVAQSGGNGFMAVSATHAAIRLAQGAGRLIRSTGDKGVVAVLDSRLSTERYGGFLRAALPPFWATTDRSVVRGVLERLGSAKAP encoded by the coding sequence ATGGTTGAGAAGGTGGCGGCGGACGCCGTCAAGTCGGTGGGGGAGAAAGCCACCCTCGAGTTGTTGGACCGGGCTGTTGCCGGCATGGGCGGACAAAGCCGTGCGGGTCAGCATGAAATGGCCAAGCATGTGACCCGGGCTATTGAAACCGGGGAGCATTTGCTGGTTCAAGCGGGAACGGGAACGGGCAAGTCTTTGGCTTACCTTATTCCGTTGATCGCTCACTCCATGGACAGCAACAAACCGACGCTGGTGTCCACCGCCACCCTGGCACTCCAGACCCAGATTGTCGGCCGTGATCTTCCCCGGCTGCTGGAGACCATCAACCCTGCCCTTGAGCGCCCCGTCAACGTGGCGTTGGTCAAGGGCAGGGCCAATTATGTGTGCCTGCAGAAGCTTGAAGGCGGGTTCCCCAGCGAGGAGCCCTCCGAAGGGCAGCTGTTCTCCCTGGGGGAGGACACCAGCGTCCCTCACTTTGCTGCCTCCACGGGTGGACCCCAATCGCAGCTGGGCAAGGAAGTGGTCCGCCTCAGGGAATGGGCGGAGAAGACCACTACCGGAGACCGCGACGAACTCATGCCCGGCGTCACCGACAGGGCTTGGCGGCAGGTTTCCGTCACGTCCATGGAGTGCCTGGGTGCCCAGAAGTGCCCCGTGGCAGAAGAGTGCTTCAGTGAGCTGGCCCGTTCAAGGGCTGGTGAGGCCGACGTCGTAGTCACCAACCATGCCATGTTGGCCGTCAGCGCCTTTGAAGGCCTGGCTGTCTTGCCCGAGTACGACGTCGTGGTGGTTGATGAGGCGCACGAGCTTCAGGACCGGGTAACCGGAGCCGTTTCAGGACAGTTATCCGTGGCCATGGTCCACGCGGCGGCATCAAGTGCCCGCAAGCATACGGCCATCACCGTGGACGCCCTCAACGCAGCTGCGGACAGCTTGGATATGGCCATAGCTGGCGTGCCCAACGGTCTGTTGCCCAACGGCCTCAACGACGAACAGCTGGATTGCCTTGACCAATTGCGGGACGCCACGCGCGCCGCGCTCTCGGACTCGAAGACGGATTCTTCAAACGCGGTCGACGGCGGACGGCAGCTTGCGCGCTCACGGCTCATGCTCATCCTGGAACTGTGCGAGCGGATGCTCGCCGCGAAGGAGAACCGCGAAGTGGTCTGGTTCTCGCGGAACAGCACGTTCGACCCCCAGCAGGGATATTCTCCGCCGGACGAGACAGCTCCTGCATTGATTAATATTGCCCCGCTCAGTGTGGCGGGGCGGCTTCGAGAGGGGCTCTTTGCCGGCCATACTGTGGTGCTGACCTCTGCGACCCTGGCCATCGGCTCGGCCTTCGAGCCCGCCGCGGGTGGTCTTGGCCTGATTGGAGACGGCGCGCCGAGCTGGACGGGCATTGATGTGGGATCGCCCTTCGACTATCCCAAACAGGGTGTTCTATACGTGGCAAAGCACCTGCCCAAACCGGGCCGCGGTACTTCGCCGGAGGCGCTGGACGAATTGGAAGACCTCATCCGGGCGTCCGGGGGCGGAGCGCTTTGCCTGTTCTCCTCGCGGCGTGCTGCCGAAGAAGCCGCCGATGCCATGCGGCTCCGGCTGGATGTGGACATTCTCTGTCAGGGAGAATCCACCATGGCGGCCCTGGTGAAGCAATTCGCGGACGAGCCAGATACGTGCCTCTTCGGAACCATGTCCCTGTGGCAGGGGGTAGACGTTCCGGGTGGCTCATGCCGACTGGTGGTTATTGACCGCATTCCCTTCCCACGTCCTGACGATCCCCTGATGACTGCCCGTTCCCGGGCGGTTGCCCAATCGGGCGGGAACGGTTTCATGGCCGTGTCAGCCACGCACGCTGCCATTCGGCTGGCGCAGGGCGCTGGCCGACTGATCCGCTCGACGGGAGACAAAGGGGTGGTCGCGGTACTCGACTCCAGGCTTTCGACCGAGCGCTACGGGGGCTTTCTACGTGCCGCCCTGCCGCCGTTCTGGGCCACCACGGACCGGTCGGTGGTTCGAGGCGTTCTGGAACGTCTGGGCTCGGCTAAAGCCCCGTAA
- the lexA gene encoding transcriptional repressor LexA — translation MAAKATGGGAPLRSQQPQKSPKSLTVRQKKILETIQRSVNDNGYPPSMREIGDTVGLASLSSVTHQLSQLEKLGYLRRDPKRPRAMEVLMPLTLDGGPIPGVDAPTTLRSAGGLAVTELASASDTAMVPLVGRIAAGGPILADQTVEDVLALPRQLVGHGELFMLKVAGDSMIDAAICDGDWVVVRRQNDAINGDIVAALLDDEATVKTFRQRDGHTWLLPQNTQYEPILGDQATIMGKVVSVLRSL, via the coding sequence ATGGCAGCGAAAGCCACAGGCGGAGGGGCACCCCTGCGGAGCCAACAGCCTCAAAAGAGTCCCAAAAGCCTGACCGTCCGGCAGAAAAAGATCCTGGAGACCATCCAGAGGTCAGTCAATGACAACGGCTACCCTCCCAGCATGCGCGAAATCGGCGACACCGTGGGTCTGGCCAGTTTGTCCAGCGTCACGCACCAGTTGTCCCAATTGGAGAAGCTCGGCTACCTCCGCCGGGACCCCAAGCGTCCCCGCGCCATGGAAGTGCTGATGCCCCTAACCCTTGATGGCGGGCCCATCCCCGGTGTGGACGCTCCGACCACCCTTCGCAGCGCCGGTGGCCTGGCCGTCACCGAGCTAGCCAGCGCCAGTGATACCGCCATGGTCCCCTTGGTGGGGCGCATCGCGGCAGGTGGACCGATCCTGGCTGACCAGACGGTGGAAGACGTGCTTGCACTCCCACGGCAACTCGTGGGGCATGGCGAACTGTTCATGCTGAAGGTGGCCGGCGATTCCATGATCGATGCTGCTATCTGTGACGGCGACTGGGTGGTGGTCCGGCGACAGAATGATGCCATCAACGGCGACATCGTTGCCGCCCTGCTGGATGATGAAGCAACCGTGAAGACTTTCCGGCAGCGGGACGGTCACACGTGGCTGCTCCCCCAAAACACCCAGTACGAGCCCATCCTCGGAGATCAGGCCACCATCATGGGCAAGGTCGTCTCGGTACTGCGCTCTCTTTAA
- a CDS encoding LysM peptidoglycan-binding domain-containing protein, with the protein MSAVTTFADFRTTQAPARLRLTRRGRIVFFGIPAMLLVAALLSLAGFINSPAKAADSQSQLRPPVAVTVTVQPGQSLWGIAGAAAPERDPRDVIAEIIQLNDLRGGRILPGQQLFVPAN; encoded by the coding sequence ATGTCCGCAGTCACTACGTTCGCTGATTTCCGTACTACCCAGGCACCCGCTCGCCTGCGCCTGACCCGAAGGGGACGGATCGTCTTCTTCGGCATCCCGGCCATGCTGTTGGTTGCAGCGTTGCTGAGTCTTGCCGGATTTATCAACTCCCCGGCCAAGGCAGCCGACTCGCAGTCCCAACTGCGTCCGCCTGTTGCCGTCACTGTTACAGTCCAGCCAGGTCAGTCCCTCTGGGGCATCGCCGGCGCTGCCGCTCCCGAGCGTGACCCCCGCGACGTCATCGCCGAGATCATCCAGCTCAACGACCTCCGGGGCGGCCGCATCCTGCCCGGCCAGCAGCTGTTCGTCCCTGCAAACTGA
- a CDS encoding histidinol-phosphate transaminase, with protein sequence MSDQLERLDRLPLRTNLRGLSPYGAPQLDVPILLNVNENTHGVPADVQAAITEAVAAAATGLNRYPDREFTELREALAEYLGHGLSPDNIWAANGSNEVLQQILQAFGGPGRKALGFPPTYSMYPLLASGTDTEYVRGVRADDYGLDAESAAAQVRETGANIVFLCSPNNPTGTGLGLDVVEAVYEAGEASQAMVIVDEAYHEFAHDNTPSALTLLPGRERLIVSRTMSKAFALAGARLGYMASAPEVTDAIRLVRLPYHLSAVTQATALAALNHREALMADVEDIKVQRDRIVTELLRMGLQPAASDSNYVFFGGLEDPHTIWQGLLDAGVLIRDVGIPGHLRVTAGTEPETTAFLEALEALLDGTAPHHA encoded by the coding sequence GTGAGTGACCAGCTTGAGCGACTTGACCGACTTCCCCTTCGGACCAACCTGCGTGGATTGAGCCCCTATGGCGCACCGCAGCTCGATGTCCCGATCCTGCTCAACGTCAACGAAAACACTCATGGCGTCCCCGCAGATGTCCAAGCCGCCATCACTGAGGCCGTGGCCGCTGCGGCCACCGGGCTGAACCGCTATCCGGACCGGGAGTTCACCGAACTTCGTGAAGCCTTGGCCGAGTACCTTGGCCACGGGCTTTCCCCGGACAACATCTGGGCGGCCAACGGATCCAACGAGGTCCTGCAGCAGATCCTCCAAGCCTTTGGTGGACCCGGCCGCAAGGCATTGGGCTTTCCTCCCACGTACTCCATGTACCCCCTGCTCGCGAGTGGCACTGACACCGAGTATGTCCGCGGAGTCCGCGCGGACGACTACGGGCTGGACGCCGAATCGGCCGCTGCTCAGGTCCGGGAAACGGGCGCCAACATCGTTTTCCTGTGCTCGCCCAACAACCCCACAGGTACGGGCTTGGGATTGGACGTCGTGGAGGCTGTTTACGAGGCCGGCGAAGCCAGCCAGGCCATGGTGATCGTGGATGAGGCCTACCACGAGTTCGCACACGACAACACGCCGAGCGCCCTGACCCTGTTGCCCGGACGCGAGCGTCTGATCGTCTCGCGCACCATGAGCAAAGCATTCGCTTTGGCGGGCGCCAGGCTCGGATACATGGCGTCAGCCCCGGAAGTCACGGACGCCATCAGGCTGGTCCGTCTCCCATACCACCTCTCTGCCGTGACGCAGGCAACGGCCCTCGCTGCGCTGAATCACCGCGAAGCCCTCATGGCCGACGTCGAGGACATCAAGGTCCAGCGCGACAGGATTGTGACTGAACTGCTCCGCATGGGCCTCCAGCCTGCTGCTTCGGACTCCAACTACGTCTTCTTTGGGGGACTGGAGGATCCACACACTATCTGGCAGGGCCTGCTGGACGCCGGCGTGTTGATTCGCGACGTCGGTATCCCGGGGCATTTGCGTGTCACCGCTGGAACCGAGCCGGAAACTACTGCGTTCCTGGAGGCCTTGGAAGCCCTGCTGGACGGCACCGCGCCGCACCACGCCTAA
- the hisB gene encoding imidazoleglycerol-phosphate dehydratase HisB, which translates to MSETGAAPTAARTARMERTTSESSVLVEINLDGSGVSDISTSVPFYDHMLTALCKHSLIDMTVKATGDTHIDAHHTVEDVAITFGEVLRTALGNKAGIRRFGEATVPLDEALAHAVVDVSGRPYLVHGGEPVGQEYHLIGGHFTGSLTRHVFEAITLHAGICLHMNVLAGRDPHHIVEAQFKAFARALRAAVESDPRVEGIPSTKGAL; encoded by the coding sequence ATGAGCGAAACCGGCGCCGCGCCGACCGCTGCCCGCACCGCGCGCATGGAGCGCACCACCAGTGAGTCTTCGGTCCTGGTGGAGATTAACCTGGATGGTTCAGGCGTCTCGGATATCAGCACTTCGGTTCCGTTCTACGACCACATGCTGACGGCTCTGTGCAAGCATTCCCTGATTGACATGACCGTCAAAGCTACTGGCGACACCCACATTGACGCCCACCACACGGTGGAAGACGTCGCCATTACCTTCGGCGAGGTCCTCCGAACGGCGCTGGGCAATAAAGCCGGTATTCGTCGCTTTGGTGAAGCCACGGTTCCTTTGGACGAAGCCTTGGCGCACGCCGTCGTTGATGTTTCCGGACGACCCTACCTGGTGCACGGTGGCGAGCCGGTCGGACAGGAATACCACCTGATCGGCGGACACTTCACGGGATCGTTGACCCGTCACGTTTTTGAAGCAATTACGCTTCACGCCGGAATCTGCCTCCACATGAACGTCCTGGCCGGCCGCGACCCCCACCACATCGTTGAGGCCCAGTTCAAAGCCTTTGCCCGCGCGTTGCGTGCAGCTGTTGAGTCCGATCCCCGTGTGGAGGGCATTCCCTCCACTAAGGGCGCACTATGA
- the hisH gene encoding imidazole glycerol phosphate synthase subunit HisH: MSGQILNNGAVADAIASVKPESPEGKPTVTVLDYGSGNVRSAVRALERAGAHVVLSSKPEDVLNADGLVVPGVGAYETVMKELKSVDAIRMIGRRVAGGRPVLAICVGLQVLFEAGVEHGTESEGMAEWPGKVELLPAPVVPHMGWNTVDVPEGSKLFEGVEQERFYFVHSYGVQEWNFDVVQPRMAPPMVTWSEHGARFIAAVENGPLCATQFHPEKSGDAGARLLRNWVDSLRKPASKESGSGAA; this comes from the coding sequence ATGAGCGGCCAGATTCTGAACAATGGAGCCGTGGCCGACGCCATAGCGTCCGTAAAGCCGGAGTCGCCTGAAGGCAAGCCAACCGTCACCGTGTTGGACTATGGATCGGGCAACGTTCGCTCTGCCGTCCGCGCCCTCGAACGTGCGGGCGCGCACGTGGTGTTGAGCTCCAAGCCTGAGGACGTGCTCAACGCTGATGGTCTGGTGGTGCCCGGAGTTGGTGCCTACGAGACCGTGATGAAGGAACTCAAGTCCGTTGATGCCATCCGCATGATAGGGCGTCGGGTTGCCGGTGGCCGTCCTGTGCTGGCCATCTGCGTGGGTTTGCAGGTTCTCTTCGAAGCCGGAGTTGAGCACGGCACCGAGTCCGAAGGCATGGCTGAGTGGCCAGGCAAGGTTGAGCTCCTTCCCGCTCCAGTGGTGCCGCACATGGGTTGGAACACCGTGGACGTCCCCGAAGGCTCAAAGCTGTTCGAAGGTGTTGAACAGGAACGCTTCTATTTTGTGCACTCTTACGGAGTCCAGGAGTGGAACTTCGACGTCGTTCAGCCCCGTATGGCTCCTCCCATGGTGACGTGGTCCGAGCACGGTGCACGCTTCATTGCCGCAGTGGAAAACGGCCCGCTCTGCGCCACGCAGTTCCACCCGGAGAAGTCAGGGGATGCCGGGGCCCGGCTCCTGCGAAACTGGGTGGATAGCCTCCGTAAGCCCGCTTCGAAAGAATCCGGAAGCGGTGCCGCTTAG
- the priA gene encoding bifunctional 1-(5-phosphoribosyl)-5-((5-phosphoribosylamino)methylideneamino)imidazole-4-carboxamide isomerase/phosphoribosylanthranilate isomerase PriA: MTSSAQSVLELLPAVDIVDGQAVRLLQGEAGSETSYGTPLEAALNWQNAGAEWVHMVDLDAAFGRGDNAALISEVVSQLAVKVELSGGLRDDESLERALELGVARVNLGTAALENPEWTRRAIDRFGDKIAVGLDVRGTTLAGRGWTKEGGDLWEVLARLEDAGCARYVVTDVTKDGTLQGPNVELLRQMVEKTGKPVVASGGISSLEDLRVLRELVPLGVEGAIVGKALYAGAFTLPEALDVAGRR; encoded by the coding sequence ATGACCTCCTCCGCCCAGTCCGTTCTGGAACTCCTGCCGGCCGTTGACATTGTTGACGGCCAAGCGGTCCGCCTCCTCCAAGGAGAAGCAGGCTCGGAAACCAGCTACGGGACCCCGCTGGAAGCAGCACTGAACTGGCAGAACGCCGGTGCCGAATGGGTGCACATGGTGGACCTCGATGCAGCTTTCGGACGTGGAGACAACGCCGCGCTCATCAGCGAGGTGGTGTCGCAGCTCGCCGTCAAGGTGGAGCTCTCCGGCGGACTGCGGGATGACGAGTCTCTTGAGCGTGCACTGGAACTGGGTGTCGCCCGCGTGAACCTTGGAACCGCGGCGTTGGAGAACCCCGAGTGGACCCGCCGTGCGATCGACCGCTTTGGTGACAAGATCGCCGTCGGCCTTGATGTCCGCGGCACAACGCTTGCCGGACGCGGTTGGACCAAGGAGGGCGGCGACCTCTGGGAGGTTCTTGCCCGCCTCGAGGATGCCGGCTGTGCGCGTTATGTAGTCACCGACGTCACCAAGGATGGAACCCTTCAGGGGCCGAACGTGGAACTTCTGCGCCAGATGGTTGAGAAGACCGGTAAGCCTGTGGTCGCCTCCGGCGGTATCTCCAGCCTGGAAGACCTCCGTGTCCTGCGCGAACTGGTCCCGCTGGGTGTTGAAGGTGCGATTGTTGGCAAGGCTCTCTACGCCGGTGCCTTTACTCTGCCCGAAGCACTGGACGTTGCCGGCCGCCGCTGA